One part of the Arabidopsis thaliana chromosome 4, partial sequence genome encodes these proteins:
- the XI-I gene encoding myosin has translation MRNCLPMELNLRKGDKVWVEDKDLAWIAADVLDSFDNKLHVETSTGKKVFVSPEKLFRRDPDDEEHNGVDDMTKLTYLHEAGVLYNLQRRYALNDIYTYTGSILIAVNPFKKLPHLYNGHMMEQYMGAPFGELSPHVFAVSDVAYRAMIDDSRSQSILVSGESGAGKTETTKLIMQYLTFVGGRATDDDRSVEQQVLESNPLLEAFGNAKTVRNDNSSRFGKFVEIQFDTNGRISGAAIRTYLLERSRVVRITDPERNYHCFYQLCASGNDAEKYKLSNPRQFHYLNQSKTYELEGVSSAEEYKNTRRAMDIVGISQDEQEGIFRTLAAILHLGNVEFSSGREHDSSVVKDPESRHHLQMAADLFKCDANLLLASLCTRSILTREGIIIKALDPNAAVTSRDTLAKTVYAHLFDWLVDKINKSVGQDPESRFQIGVLDIYGFECFKNNSFEQFCINFANEKLQQHFNEHVFKMEQDEYRKEEINWSYIEFIDNQDVLDLIEKKPIGVIALLDEACMFPRSTHESFSMKLFQNFRFHPRLEKPKFSETDFTLSHYAGKVTYQTEAFLDKNRDYTIVEHCNLLSSSKCPFVAGIFPSAPEESTRSSYKFSSVSSRFKQQLQALMETLSKTEPHYVRCVKPNSLNRPQKFESLSVLHQLRCGGVLEAVRISLAGYPTRRNYSDFVDRFGLLAPEFMDESNDEQALTEKILSKLGLGNYQLGRTKVFLRAGQIGILDSRRAEVLDASARLIQRRLRTFVTHQNFISARASAISIQAYCRGCLSRNAYATRRNAAAAVLVQKHVRRWLSRCAFVKLVSAAIVLQSCIRADSTRLKFSHQKEHRAASLIQAHWRIHKFRSAFRHRQSSIIAIQCRWRQKLAKREFRKLKQVANEAGALRLAKTKLEKRLEDLEWRLQLEKRLRTSGEEAKSSEISKLQKTLESFSLKLDAARLATINECNKNAVLEKQLDISMKEKSAVERELNGMVELKKDNALLKNSMNSLEKKNRVLEKELLNAKTNCNNTLQKLKEAEKRCSELQTSVQSLEEKLSHLENENQVLMQKTLITSPERIGQILGEQKHSSAVVPAQNDRRSVFETPTPSKHIMPFSHSLSESRRSKLTAERNLENYELLSRCIKENLGFNDDKPLAACVIYKCLLHWRAFESESTAIFNIIIEGINEALKGGDENGVLPYWLSNASALLCLLQRNLRSNSFLNASAQRSGRAAYGVKSPFKLHGPDDGASHIEARYPALLFKQQLTACVEKIYGLIRDNLKKELSPLLGSCIQAPKASRGIAGKSRSPGGVPQQSPSSQWESILKFLDSLMSRLRENHVPSFFIRKLVTQVFSFINLSLFNSLLLRRECCTFSNGEYVKSGISELEKWIANAKEEFAGTSWHELNYIRQAVGFLVIHQKKKKSLDEIRQDLCPVLTIRQIYRISTMYWDDKYGTQSVSSEVVSQMRVLVDKDNQKQTSNSFLLDDDMSIPFSAEDIDKAIPVLDPSEIEPPKFVSEYTCAQSLVKKPSIASTSKQII, from the exons ATGAGAAATTGTCTTCCAATGGAATTGAATCTGCGCAAGGGCGACAAGGTTTGGGTCGAAGATAAGGATTTGGCTTGGATTGCTGCTGATGTCCTCGATTCTTTTGATAACAAACTCCATGTTGAAACTTCTACTGGGAAGAAG gtttttgtttccCCGGAAAAGCTATTTCGGAGGGATCCTGACGATGAAGAGCATAATGGAGTGGATGATATGACCAAACTGACATACTTGCACGAAGCTGGTGTTCTTTATAATCTACAGAGGAGATATGCTCTGAATGATATCTAT ACATACACTGGAAGCATTCTGATCGCTGTTAATCCATTCAAAAAGCTTCCACATCTCTACAATGGGCACATGATGGAACAGTACATGGGAGCACCATTCGGTGAGCTCAGTCCTCATGTTTTTGCAGTTTCTGATGTTGCATACAG AGCAATGATTGACGACAGTCGAAGTCAGTCAATACTTGTTAGCGGTGAAAGTGGAGCTGGAAAAACTGAGACAACCAAACTAATCATGCAGTATCTTACATTTGTTGGGGGACGTGCTACTGACGATGATAGAAGTGTTGAGCAGCAAGTCCTTGAA TCAAATCCTCTCTTGGAAGCATTTGGCAATGCAAAAACAGTTAGAAATGATAATTCCAG CCGTTTTGGAAAGTTTGTCGAAATCCAGTTTGACACAAATGGTAGAATATCTGGTGCCGCAATCAGAACCTATCTTCTGGAGAGATCACGTGTTGTCCGGATAACAGACCCCGAGAGGAattatcattgtttttatCAATTGTGCGCTTCGGGGAAT GACGCTGAGAAATATAAACTAAGCAACCCTCGTCAATTTCATTATCTAAATCAAAGCAAGACCTATGAATTAGAAGGAGTCAGCAGCGCAGAAGAGTATAAGAATACAAGGAGGGCAATGGATATTGTGGGCATAAGTCAGGATGAGCAG GAAGGGATATTTCGCACACTTGCTGCGATTCTACATCTTGGAAATGTTGAGTTTTCCTCAGGGAGAGAGCACGACTCTTCAGTGGTAAAGGATCCGGAATCTAGACATCATCTGCAGATGGCTGCTGATCTTTTCAA GTGTGATGCAAATCTTTTGCTGGCTTCGCTCTGCACACGTTCAATTCTGACCCGTGAAGGTATCATTATCAAAGCACTTGACCCTAATGCTGCTGTTACTAGCCGGGATACCCTCGCGAAGACTGTTTACGCCCATCTATTTGACTG GCTGGTTGATAAGATCAATAAGTCTGTTGGGCAAGATCCAGAATCTCGTTTTCAAATAGGAGTCCTGGACATTTATGGCTTTGAATGTTTTAAGAATAACAG TTTTGAACAATTTTGCATCAACTTTGCAAATGAAAAGCTGCAGCAACATTTCAACGAG CATGTATTCAAGATGGAGCAGGATGAgtacagaaaagaagaaattaattGGAGTTATATCGAGTTTATTGACAACCAAGATGTCTTGGACCTTATTGAGAAG AAGCCTATTGGGGTGATTGCACTCTTAGATGAAGCTTG CATGTTTCCTAGATCAACTCATGAGTCATTTTCAATGAAGCTGTTTCAGAACTTTAGATTTCATCCGAGATTGGAGAAGCCAAAATTTTCAGAGACGGATTTTACTCTCTCTCATTATGCTGGCAAG GTTACTTATCAAACTGAAGCCTTTTTGGATAAAAACCGTGATTATACTATAGTGGAGCATTGCAATCTGCTGTCTTCCTCCAAATGCCCTTTTGTTGCTGGAATTTTCCCCTCAGCCCCGGAGGAGTCTACCAGATCttcttacaaattttcttCTGTATCTTCCAGATTTAAG caACAACTTCAAGCCCTCATGGAAACTCTCAGCAAAACAGAGCCTCACTATGTTCGGTGTGTGAAGCCAAACTCACTCAACAGACCTCAAAAGTTTGAGAGTCTTAGTGTTTTACATCAACTTCGTTGTGGG GGTGTACTGGAAGCTGTTCGGATTAGTCTAGCAGGGTATCCCACTCGAAGGAATTATTCAGACTTCGTGGATCGTTTTGGTCTGCTAGCTCCAGAATTCATGGATGAGAG CAATGATGAGCAGGCACTGACTGAGAAAATCTTGAGTAAATTAGGTCTTGGGAATTATCAG CTAGGAAGGACAAAAGTGTTCCTAAGAGCTGGTCAAATTGGCATTTTGGACTCTAGGCGGGCTGAAGTCCTTGATGCTTCTGCAAGACTTATTCAGCGAAGACTGAGAACATTTGTAACGCATCAGAACTTCATCTCTGCACGGGCTTCTGCAATTTCAATTCAGGCATACTGTAGAG GATGCCTGTCTCGAAATGCTTATGCCACCAGAAGGAATGCGGCGGCAGCTGTCTTGGTCCAAAAGCATGTGCGCAGGTGGCTGTCAAGATGTGCATTTGTAAAACTTGTATCAGCTGCCATTGTATTACAGTCTTGCATCCGTGCTGACTCAACTCGCTTAAAGTTTTCACATCAGAAAGAGCATCGAGCTGCTTCTCTAATTCAG GCTCATTGGAGAATCCATAAGTTTCGCTCAGCATTCAGGCACCGTCAGTCATCTATTATTGCTATTCAGTGTCGTTGGCGACAGAAGCTTGCGAAGAGAGAGTTTAGAAAACTTAAACAG GTTGCTAATGAAGCAGGTGCTTTGCGATTAGCTAAAACGAAACTTGAAAAACGGTTAGAAGATCTTGAATGGCGGTTGCAGCTTGAGAAACGATTGAGA ACAAGTGGTGAAGAGGCCAAGTCAAGTGAAATATCCAAGCTTCAGAAAACATTGGAATCCTTCAGCCTCAAACTAGACGCAGCTAGGCTGGCTACCATTAATGAGTGCAATAAAAATGCGGTACTTGAAAAGCAACTAGACATATCCATGAAGGAGAAGTCTGCTGTTGAAAGAGAGCTTAATGGAATGGTTGaactaaaaaaagataacGCCTTGCTGAAG AATTCGATGAACTCCTTGGAAAAGAAGAATCGGGTTCTTGAGAAGGAGCTTCTCAATGCTAAAACCAATTGCAATAATACACTACAGAAGTTGAAGGAAGCTGAAAAAAGGTGTTCTGAACTCCAGACGAGTGTTCAAAG TCTTGAGGAGAAACTCTCTCATCTGGAAAACGAGAACCAGGTCTTGATGCAAAAGACGCTAATTACATCCCCAGAGAGAATAGGACAGATACTTGGTGAA CAGAAACACTCTAGTGCTGTTGTACCAGCCCAAAATGACAGGAGATCTGTATTT gAGACACCAACACCTTCAAAGCACATCATGCCATTTTCACATAGCCTGTCAGAGTCGCGTAGATCCAAATTAACCGCAGAAAGAAACCTG GAGAACTACGAATTGCTCTCCAGGTGTATAAAGGAAAATTTGGGATTCAATGATGATAAGCCACTGGCTGCCTGTGTAATATACAAATGTCTTCTGCACTGGCGTGCCTTTGAATCTGAGAGCACAGCCatatttaacatcattattGAGGGAATCAATGAAGCCCTGAAG GGCGGAGATGAGAACGGTGTATTACCATATTGGCTCTCAAACGCTTCAGCACTTCTATGCCTCTTGCAGAGAAATCTGCGGTCAAATAGTTTTCTAAATGCAAGTGCTCAGCGTTCTGGGAGGGCTGCATAT GGAGTAAAGTCTCCTTTTAAACTTCATGGACCTGATGATGGTGCTTCGCATATAGAAGCAAGATATCCAGCATTATTATTTAAACAGCAGCTGACAGCATGTGTGGAGAAGATTTATGGTTTAATTCGtgataatttgaaaaaagaattatcACCGCTTCTGGGATCATGCATTCAG GCACCGAAAGCTTCACGAGGGATTGCTGGAAAATCTAGATCACCAGGTGGTGTGCCGCAGCAATCACCGAGTAGTCAATGGGAAAGTATACTCAAATTCTTGGATTCTCTCATGTCTCGCCTACGCGAAAATCAT GTACCCTCGTTCTTCATTCGCAAACTTGTGACTCAGGTTTTCTCATTCATCAACCTATCACTTTTCAACAG tcttcttcttcgtcgtgaATGTTGCACATTTTCAAATGGGGAATATGTGAAATCTGGGATTTCAGAATTGGAGAAGTGGATAGCTAATGCGAAGGAGGAG TTTGCAGGAACATCTTGGCACGAGTTAAATTACATAAGACAAGCTGTTGGATTCTTG GTTATAcaccagaaaaaaaagaaatcattgGATGAAATCAGGCAGGATCTATGCCCA GTATTGACTATAAGGCAAATATATCGAATAAGTACGATGTACTGGGATGATAAATATGGAACTCAAAGTGTCTCAAGTGAG GTGGTTTCTCAAATGAGGGTACTTGTGGACAAggataaccaaaaacaaacatcaaattcGTTCTTGCTGGACGATGATATGAG CATTCCTTTCTCTGCAGAAGATATAGACAAGGCTATTCCAGTATTAGACCCATCAGAAATAGAACCTCCAAAATTCGTATCAGAATATACTTGTGCACAGTCCCTTGTGAAGAAACCCTCCATAGCTTCAACCTCAAAGCAGATCATTTGA
- the XI-I gene encoding myosin (XI-I; FUNCTIONS IN: motor activity; INVOLVED IN: actin filament-based movement; LOCATED IN: myosin complex; EXPRESSED IN: 24 plant structures; EXPRESSED DURING: 15 growth stages; CONTAINS InterPro DOMAIN/s: Dil domain (InterPro:IPR018444), Dilute (InterPro:IPR002710), Myosin, N-terminal, SH3-like (InterPro:IPR004009), Myosin head, motor domain (InterPro:IPR001609), IQ calmodulin-binding region (InterPro:IPR000048); BEST Arabidopsis thaliana protein match is: Myosin family protein with Dil domain (TAIR:AT1G54560.1).): protein MRNCLPMELNLRKGDKVWVEDKDLAWIAADVLDSFDNKLHVETSTGKKVFVSPEKLFRRDPDDEEHNGVDDMTKLTYLHEAGVLYNLQRRYALNDIYTYTGSILIAVNPFKKLPHLYNGHMMEQYMGAPFGELSPHVFAVSDVAYRAMIDDSRSQSILVSGESGAGKTETTKLIMQYLTFVGGRATDDDRSVEQQVLESNPLLEAFGNAKTVRNDNSSRFGKFVEIQFDTNGRISGAAIRTYLLERSRVVRITDPERNYHCFYQLCASGNDAEKYKLSNPRQFHYLNQSKTYELEGVSSAEEYKNTRRAMDIVGISQDEQEGIFRTLAAILHLGNVEFSSGREHDSSVVKDPESRHHLQMAADLFKCDANLLLASLCTRSILTREGIIIKALDPNAAVTSRDTLAKTVYAHLFDWLVDKINKSVGQDPESRFQIGVLDIYGFECFKNNSFEQFCINFANEKLQQHFNEHVFKMEQDEYRKEEINWSYIEFIDNQDVLDLIEKKPIGVIALLDEACMFPRSTHESFSMKLFQNFRFHPRLEKPKFSETDFTLSHYAGKVTYQTEAFLDKNRDYTIVEHCNLLSSSKCPFVAGIFPSAPEESTRSSYKFSSVSSRFKQQLQALMETLSKTEPHYVRCVKPNSLNRPQKFESLSVLHQLRCGGVLEAVRISLAGYPTRRNYSDFVDRFGLLAPEFMDESNDEQALTEKILSKLGLGNYQLGRTKVFLRAGQIGILDSRRAEVLDASARLIQRRLRTFVTHQNFISARASAISIQAYCRGCLSRNAYATRRNAAAAVLVQKHVRRWLSRCAFVKLVSAAIVLQSCIRADSTRLKFSHQKEHRAASLIQAHWRIHKFRSAFRHRQSSIIAIQCRWRQKLAKREFRKLKQVANEAGALRLAKTKLEKRLEDLEWRLQLEKRLRTSGEEAKSSEISKLQKTLESFSLKLDAARLATINECNKNAVLEKQLDISMKEKSAVERELNGMVELKKDNALLKNSMNSLEKKNRVLEKELLNAKTNCNNTLQKLKEAEKRCSELQTSVQSLEEKLSHLENENQVLMQKTLITSPERIGQILGEKHSSAVVPAQNDRRSVFETPTPSKHIMPFSHSLSESRRSKLTAERNLENYELLSRCIKENLGFNDDKPLAACVIYKCLLHWRAFESESTAIFNIIIEGINEALKGGDENGVLPYWLSNASALLCLLQRNLRSNSFLNASAQRSGRAAYGVKSPFKLHGPDDGASHIEARYPALLFKQQLTACVEKIYGLIRDNLKKELSPLLGSCIQAPKASRGIAGKSRSPGGVPQQSPSSQWESILKFLDSLMSRLRENHVPSFFIRKLVTQVFSFINLSLFNSLLLRRECCTFSNGEYVKSGISELEKWIANAKEEFAGTSWHELNYIRQAVGFLVLTIRQIYRISTMYWDDKYGTQSVSSEVVSQMRVLVDKDNQKQTSNSFLLDDDMSIPFSAEDIDKAIPVLDPSEIEPPKFVSEYTCAQSLVKKPSIASTSKQII from the exons ATGAGAAATTGTCTTCCAATGGAATTGAATCTGCGCAAGGGCGACAAGGTTTGGGTCGAAGATAAGGATTTGGCTTGGATTGCTGCTGATGTCCTCGATTCTTTTGATAACAAACTCCATGTTGAAACTTCTACTGGGAAGAAG gtttttgtttccCCGGAAAAGCTATTTCGGAGGGATCCTGACGATGAAGAGCATAATGGAGTGGATGATATGACCAAACTGACATACTTGCACGAAGCTGGTGTTCTTTATAATCTACAGAGGAGATATGCTCTGAATGATATCTAT ACATACACTGGAAGCATTCTGATCGCTGTTAATCCATTCAAAAAGCTTCCACATCTCTACAATGGGCACATGATGGAACAGTACATGGGAGCACCATTCGGTGAGCTCAGTCCTCATGTTTTTGCAGTTTCTGATGTTGCATACAG AGCAATGATTGACGACAGTCGAAGTCAGTCAATACTTGTTAGCGGTGAAAGTGGAGCTGGAAAAACTGAGACAACCAAACTAATCATGCAGTATCTTACATTTGTTGGGGGACGTGCTACTGACGATGATAGAAGTGTTGAGCAGCAAGTCCTTGAA TCAAATCCTCTCTTGGAAGCATTTGGCAATGCAAAAACAGTTAGAAATGATAATTCCAG CCGTTTTGGAAAGTTTGTCGAAATCCAGTTTGACACAAATGGTAGAATATCTGGTGCCGCAATCAGAACCTATCTTCTGGAGAGATCACGTGTTGTCCGGATAACAGACCCCGAGAGGAattatcattgtttttatCAATTGTGCGCTTCGGGGAAT GACGCTGAGAAATATAAACTAAGCAACCCTCGTCAATTTCATTATCTAAATCAAAGCAAGACCTATGAATTAGAAGGAGTCAGCAGCGCAGAAGAGTATAAGAATACAAGGAGGGCAATGGATATTGTGGGCATAAGTCAGGATGAGCAG GAAGGGATATTTCGCACACTTGCTGCGATTCTACATCTTGGAAATGTTGAGTTTTCCTCAGGGAGAGAGCACGACTCTTCAGTGGTAAAGGATCCGGAATCTAGACATCATCTGCAGATGGCTGCTGATCTTTTCAA GTGTGATGCAAATCTTTTGCTGGCTTCGCTCTGCACACGTTCAATTCTGACCCGTGAAGGTATCATTATCAAAGCACTTGACCCTAATGCTGCTGTTACTAGCCGGGATACCCTCGCGAAGACTGTTTACGCCCATCTATTTGACTG GCTGGTTGATAAGATCAATAAGTCTGTTGGGCAAGATCCAGAATCTCGTTTTCAAATAGGAGTCCTGGACATTTATGGCTTTGAATGTTTTAAGAATAACAG TTTTGAACAATTTTGCATCAACTTTGCAAATGAAAAGCTGCAGCAACATTTCAACGAG CATGTATTCAAGATGGAGCAGGATGAgtacagaaaagaagaaattaattGGAGTTATATCGAGTTTATTGACAACCAAGATGTCTTGGACCTTATTGAGAAG AAGCCTATTGGGGTGATTGCACTCTTAGATGAAGCTTG CATGTTTCCTAGATCAACTCATGAGTCATTTTCAATGAAGCTGTTTCAGAACTTTAGATTTCATCCGAGATTGGAGAAGCCAAAATTTTCAGAGACGGATTTTACTCTCTCTCATTATGCTGGCAAG GTTACTTATCAAACTGAAGCCTTTTTGGATAAAAACCGTGATTATACTATAGTGGAGCATTGCAATCTGCTGTCTTCCTCCAAATGCCCTTTTGTTGCTGGAATTTTCCCCTCAGCCCCGGAGGAGTCTACCAGATCttcttacaaattttcttCTGTATCTTCCAGATTTAAG caACAACTTCAAGCCCTCATGGAAACTCTCAGCAAAACAGAGCCTCACTATGTTCGGTGTGTGAAGCCAAACTCACTCAACAGACCTCAAAAGTTTGAGAGTCTTAGTGTTTTACATCAACTTCGTTGTGGG GGTGTACTGGAAGCTGTTCGGATTAGTCTAGCAGGGTATCCCACTCGAAGGAATTATTCAGACTTCGTGGATCGTTTTGGTCTGCTAGCTCCAGAATTCATGGATGAGAG CAATGATGAGCAGGCACTGACTGAGAAAATCTTGAGTAAATTAGGTCTTGGGAATTATCAG CTAGGAAGGACAAAAGTGTTCCTAAGAGCTGGTCAAATTGGCATTTTGGACTCTAGGCGGGCTGAAGTCCTTGATGCTTCTGCAAGACTTATTCAGCGAAGACTGAGAACATTTGTAACGCATCAGAACTTCATCTCTGCACGGGCTTCTGCAATTTCAATTCAGGCATACTGTAGAG GATGCCTGTCTCGAAATGCTTATGCCACCAGAAGGAATGCGGCGGCAGCTGTCTTGGTCCAAAAGCATGTGCGCAGGTGGCTGTCAAGATGTGCATTTGTAAAACTTGTATCAGCTGCCATTGTATTACAGTCTTGCATCCGTGCTGACTCAACTCGCTTAAAGTTTTCACATCAGAAAGAGCATCGAGCTGCTTCTCTAATTCAG GCTCATTGGAGAATCCATAAGTTTCGCTCAGCATTCAGGCACCGTCAGTCATCTATTATTGCTATTCAGTGTCGTTGGCGACAGAAGCTTGCGAAGAGAGAGTTTAGAAAACTTAAACAG GTTGCTAATGAAGCAGGTGCTTTGCGATTAGCTAAAACGAAACTTGAAAAACGGTTAGAAGATCTTGAATGGCGGTTGCAGCTTGAGAAACGATTGAGA ACAAGTGGTGAAGAGGCCAAGTCAAGTGAAATATCCAAGCTTCAGAAAACATTGGAATCCTTCAGCCTCAAACTAGACGCAGCTAGGCTGGCTACCATTAATGAGTGCAATAAAAATGCGGTACTTGAAAAGCAACTAGACATATCCATGAAGGAGAAGTCTGCTGTTGAAAGAGAGCTTAATGGAATGGTTGaactaaaaaaagataacGCCTTGCTGAAG AATTCGATGAACTCCTTGGAAAAGAAGAATCGGGTTCTTGAGAAGGAGCTTCTCAATGCTAAAACCAATTGCAATAATACACTACAGAAGTTGAAGGAAGCTGAAAAAAGGTGTTCTGAACTCCAGACGAGTGTTCAAAG TCTTGAGGAGAAACTCTCTCATCTGGAAAACGAGAACCAGGTCTTGATGCAAAAGACGCTAATTACATCCCCAGAGAGAATAGGACAGATACTTGGTGAA AAACACTCTAGTGCTGTTGTACCAGCCCAAAATGACAGGAGATCTGTATTT gAGACACCAACACCTTCAAAGCACATCATGCCATTTTCACATAGCCTGTCAGAGTCGCGTAGATCCAAATTAACCGCAGAAAGAAACCTG GAGAACTACGAATTGCTCTCCAGGTGTATAAAGGAAAATTTGGGATTCAATGATGATAAGCCACTGGCTGCCTGTGTAATATACAAATGTCTTCTGCACTGGCGTGCCTTTGAATCTGAGAGCACAGCCatatttaacatcattattGAGGGAATCAATGAAGCCCTGAAG GGCGGAGATGAGAACGGTGTATTACCATATTGGCTCTCAAACGCTTCAGCACTTCTATGCCTCTTGCAGAGAAATCTGCGGTCAAATAGTTTTCTAAATGCAAGTGCTCAGCGTTCTGGGAGGGCTGCATAT GGAGTAAAGTCTCCTTTTAAACTTCATGGACCTGATGATGGTGCTTCGCATATAGAAGCAAGATATCCAGCATTATTATTTAAACAGCAGCTGACAGCATGTGTGGAGAAGATTTATGGTTTAATTCGtgataatttgaaaaaagaattatcACCGCTTCTGGGATCATGCATTCAG GCACCGAAAGCTTCACGAGGGATTGCTGGAAAATCTAGATCACCAGGTGGTGTGCCGCAGCAATCACCGAGTAGTCAATGGGAAAGTATACTCAAATTCTTGGATTCTCTCATGTCTCGCCTACGCGAAAATCAT GTACCCTCGTTCTTCATTCGCAAACTTGTGACTCAGGTTTTCTCATTCATCAACCTATCACTTTTCAACAG tcttcttcttcgtcgtgaATGTTGCACATTTTCAAATGGGGAATATGTGAAATCTGGGATTTCAGAATTGGAGAAGTGGATAGCTAATGCGAAGGAGGAG TTTGCAGGAACATCTTGGCACGAGTTAAATTACATAAGACAAGCTGTTGGATTCTTG GTATTGACTATAAGGCAAATATATCGAATAAGTACGATGTACTGGGATGATAAATATGGAACTCAAAGTGTCTCAAGTGAG GTGGTTTCTCAAATGAGGGTACTTGTGGACAAggataaccaaaaacaaacatcaaattcGTTCTTGCTGGACGATGATATGAG CATTCCTTTCTCTGCAGAAGATATAGACAAGGCTATTCCAGTATTAGACCCATCAGAAATAGAACCTCCAAAATTCGTATCAGAATATACTTGTGCACAGTCCCTTGTGAAGAAACCCTCCATAGCTTCAACCTCAAAGCAGATCATTTGA